Genomic window (Candidatus Margulisiibacteriota bacterium):
TATTGCACTCTCATCCCATTCCTTACCGAGAGCTACCTTCATCCCTACAGCGAATGCTTCATCTGTCCTTTCATTAACTAGTACCATACAATCCGGGCTATATATATCCGGAATTGCATCAATATCATCAAAAACAAGGGCTGGAACACCATGGCTGTACGCTTCAATCATTGGCAATCCAAAACCCTCATCTATGCTTGCAGTAACTA
Coding sequences:
- a CDS encoding glycosyltransferase, whose translation is VTASIDEGFGLPMIEAYSHGVPALVFDDIDAIPDIYSPDCMVLVNERTDEAFAVGMKVALGKEWDESAIKKFADNFSFYKIGKEYYKLLQECSANMLKSEDIDAMLGESIKNITLWRKESTTSSFSYGKD